The Mercurialis annua linkage group LG2, ddMerAnnu1.2, whole genome shotgun sequence genome contains a region encoding:
- the LOC126668982 gene encoding uncharacterized protein LOC126668982 encodes MNDQSSLMMNQPPMNQPPPSVQLQMLSQQQQPPPLGMDQRSYKASVQQPMLMDQRSFNAQVQSAQLPPMLIDQRTYNPWKQQQNQQLLNHPFNANNSKKKPRTNWKGKNVTSKDHRRMENPVMIANPNPNPNLSSTSGGIGGGGGYKPPSLNDLQNQNRMKARKYYHPKKKFNNNNSNNRFAPYAPRNTTSFIIRAKKAGGIASLVSPCPVTPAVLPTPIFSPSREMLGDMAKEEWGVDGYGSMKGLIRLRSPGNDADIHDDEEDEEGNGSSESDVEEHVEVERRLDHDLSRFEMIYPTYGGGGEYSYNNLLENRVDDQDTHIAQLEEENLTLKERLFLMERELGDLRRRMQFIERQQQGHGVMAVVEDVNEEVVENVSENDENESDGGSDIGAAGDGNNNEEVMEYICRNAEGRNVGNDSTDDVKESQDVCMEEGVPNHREVVEDFKNKDLGNQLGVNDEVIVKEDGVKGKENNTEVLIEKLTVKEELPKCDNSSDKIVEDQKFVEKDATRTE; translated from the coding sequence ATGAACGATCAGTCGTCGCTAATGATGAATCAACCGCCGATGAATCAACCGCCGCCGTCGGTTCAATTACAGATGCTGAGTCAGCAGCAGCAGCCGCCGCCGTTGGGAATGGATCAGCGAAGCTACAAGGCGTCGGTTCAGCAACCGATGTTAATGGATCAACGAAGCTTCAACGCTCAGGTTCAATCAGCACAACTGCCACCTATGTTAATTGATCAACGAACTTATAATCCATGGAAACAGCAGCAAAATCAACAATTACTAAACCACCCTTTTAATGCTAATAACAGCAAAAAGAAGCCTAGGACCAACTGGAAGGGTAAAAACGTCACCTCTAAAGATCATAGGAGAATGGAGAATCCTGTTATGATtgcaaaccctaaccctaaccctaatttgAGTAGTACTAGTGGTGGtattggtggtggtggtggttatAAGCCGCCTAGTCTTAATGATCTTCAGAACCAGAATCGGATGAAAGCTCGAAAATACTATCACCCTAAGAAGAAATTCAACAACAACAACAGCAACAACAGATTTGCTCCATATGCGCCGCGTAATACTACTTCGTTTATCATTCGTGCTAAGAAAGCGGGTGGCATTGCGTCTTTGGTTTCGCCATGTCCTGTTACGCCTGCTGTACTGCCTACCCCGATTTTCTCGCCTTCTAGGGAGATGTTGGGCGACATGGCGAAAGAGGAATGGGGCGTTGATGGGTATGGTTCGATGAAGGGTTTGATTAGGTTGAGATCGCCTGGTAATGACGCTGATATTCATGATGATGAGGAGGATGAGGAGGGTAATGGGTCGAGTGAGAGTGATGTGGAAGAGCATGTTGAGGTTGAGAGACGATTAGATCATGATTTGAGTAGGTTTGAGATGATTTATCCGACTTACGGTGGTGGTGGAGAGTATAGTTATAACAATCTTTTGGAGAATAGGGTTGATGATCAAGATACTCATATAGCTCAATTGGAAGAAGAGAACTTGACTTTGAAAGAGAGGCTGTTTTTGATGGAGAGGGAGTTGGGTGATTTGAGGAGGAGGATGCAGTTCATAGAGAGGCAGCAACAAGGTCATGGTGTTATGGCTGTTGTGGAAGATGTTAATGAGGAGGTTGTAGAGAATGTTTCCGAGAACGACGAGAATGAGAGTGATGGAGGATCAGATATTGGTGCTGCTGGGGATGGGAATAATAATGAGGAGGTCATGGAATATATTTGTCGAAATGCAGAAGGCAGAAATGTTGGCAATGATTCTACCGATGATGTTAAGGAGAGTCAGGATGTTTGTATGGAAGAAGGTGTACCGAATCACAGAGAAGTGGTGGAGGACTTTAAGAATAAAGATTTAGGTAATCAGCTTGGAGTGAATGATGAAGTGATTGTGAAGGAGGATGGTGTGAAAGGTAAAGAAAATAATACTGAGGTCTTAATTGAAAAACTGACTGTAAAGGAGGAGTTGCCGAAGTGCGATAACTCTAGTGATAAGATTGTCGAGGACCAAAAGTTTGTTGAGAAGGATGCGACTAGAACGGAATGA
- the LOC126666595 gene encoding nudix hydrolase 26, chloroplastic-like, with amino-acid sequence MAFCRFKCYSSPFLNHTKKFSKLTHHNNIPLCHTAIISRTVSSSMESSPEGYRRNVGICLISPSKKIFAASRLDIPSAWQMPQGGIDESEDPKAAAVRELKEETGISSAEILAEGPNWLTYDFPPEVREKLKHQWGSDWKGQVQKWFLLKFTGKDEEINLLGDGSEKPEFGEWSWMSPEQILDHAVDFKKPVYKQVLASFAPYLE; translated from the exons ATGGCATTTTGCCGATTCAAATGCTACTCCTCGCCATTTCTAAACCACACTAAAAAATTCTCCAAATTGACACACCACAATAACATCCCTCTGTGTCACACTGCAATAATTTCAAGGACCGTGTCGTCATCAATGGAGTCTTCCCCAGAAGGGTATCGAAGAAATGTTGGTATTTGCTTAATCAGTCCTTCTAAAAAG ATATTTGCTGCTTCAAGACTGGATATACCTAGTGCTTGGCAAATGCCTCAG GGAGGTATAGATGAGAGTGAAGATCCGAAGGCTGCAGCCGTCAGGGAGTTAAAAGAAGAGACGGGGATTAGCTCCGCTGAAATTCTTGCTGAG GGACCTAATTGGTTGACGTATGACTTCCCACCGGAAGTTAGGGAGAAACTTAAACATCAATGGGGATCTGACTGGAAAGGTCAAGTACAAAAGTG GTTTCTGCTTAAGTTCACTGGGAAAGATGAAGAGATTAATCTTTTAGGTGATGGCTCAGAAAAACCTGAGTTTGGAGAATGGTCGTGGATGTCACCAGAACAAATACTTGATCAT GCTGTAGATTTCAAGAAACCAGTTTACAAGCAAGTTTTGGCATCTTTTGCTCCCTATCTTGAATAG